The Kitasatospora setae KM-6054 genome contains a region encoding:
- a CDS encoding MarR family winged helix-turn-helix transcriptional regulator codes for MEQPLDHVARIQAAWRRERPDLDVAPQGVIGRLHRVATLLTHQLTAVYARYDLGEGEFDVLAALRRAGAPYERAPGELAAHTMVTTGAVSKRIDRLERAGLVARRPAADDRRGRVVALTEAGRDLFDRAFTDHIRNEHDLLAPLTPAEAAQLEALLTGWLARLEPPGEPAR; via the coding sequence ATGGAGCAGCCCCTCGACCACGTCGCCCGGATCCAGGCCGCCTGGCGCCGCGAACGCCCCGACCTCGACGTCGCCCCGCAGGGCGTGATCGGCCGCCTGCACCGGGTCGCCACCCTGCTCACCCACCAGCTGACCGCCGTCTACGCCCGCTACGACCTGGGCGAGGGCGAGTTCGACGTGCTGGCCGCCCTGCGCCGGGCCGGCGCCCCGTACGAGCGGGCCCCCGGCGAACTCGCCGCCCACACCATGGTCACCACCGGCGCCGTCAGCAAGCGGATCGACCGCCTGGAGCGGGCCGGCCTGGTCGCCCGCCGCCCCGCCGCCGACGACCGGCGCGGCCGGGTGGTCGCCCTCACCGAGGCCGGCCGCGACCTGTTCGACCGCGCCTTCACCGACCACATCCGCAACGAGCACGACCTGCTCGCCCCCCTCACCCCCGCCGAGGCCGCCCAACTGGAGGCCCTGCTCACCGGCTGGCTGGCCCGCCTCGAACCCCCGGGAGAACCGGCCCGCTGA
- a CDS encoding EamA family transporter produces MEAILRWGALTALAPVAWGANYYVTHHYLPADAPLWGAALRALPAGLLLLAAARRRPRGAWWWRSTVLGALNTAAFFVLVYLASQRLPAGTAATVMALSPLALMLSAWPLTGERPRPAQLAAGAVGVTGAALLLAAPTGPPSPAGLLAALGALLVSAVGHALTKRWTPPDGGPGVLAPTAWQLTIGGLLLLPVAVLAEGPPPALTGAALPAFAYTSLIATALAFLAWFAGLRRLPAATVGLIGLLNPATGALLGTTLDHEPLGPAQFTGMALIAAGLLLGRPRAAPGVSTTAGTAGTAAGATEGARDGNRLPGQRRPGAR; encoded by the coding sequence ATGGAAGCGATACTCCGGTGGGGCGCGCTCACCGCCCTCGCGCCCGTCGCCTGGGGCGCCAACTACTACGTCACCCACCACTACCTCCCCGCCGACGCCCCGCTCTGGGGCGCCGCGCTGCGCGCCCTCCCCGCCGGGCTCCTGCTGCTGGCCGCCGCCCGCCGCCGCCCGCGCGGCGCCTGGTGGTGGCGCTCGACCGTGCTCGGCGCGCTGAACACCGCCGCGTTCTTCGTCCTGGTCTACCTCGCCTCGCAGCGGCTCCCGGCCGGCACCGCCGCCACCGTGATGGCCCTCTCCCCGCTCGCCCTGATGCTCTCCGCCTGGCCGCTGACCGGCGAACGCCCCCGCCCCGCCCAGCTCGCCGCCGGCGCCGTCGGCGTCACCGGCGCGGCCCTGCTGCTCGCCGCCCCCACCGGCCCGCCCTCCCCCGCCGGCCTGCTCGCCGCCCTCGGCGCCCTGCTGGTCTCCGCCGTCGGCCACGCCCTCACCAAGCGCTGGACTCCCCCGGACGGCGGCCCCGGCGTCCTGGCCCCCACCGCCTGGCAGCTGACCATCGGCGGCCTGCTCCTGCTGCCCGTCGCCGTCCTCGCCGAGGGCCCGCCGCCCGCCCTGACCGGCGCCGCGCTGCCCGCCTTCGCCTACACCTCGCTGATCGCCACCGCCCTCGCCTTCCTCGCCTGGTTCGCCGGCCTGCGCCGCCTCCCCGCCGCCACCGTCGGCCTGATCGGCCTCCTCAACCCCGCCACCGGGGCCCTCCTCGGCACCACCCTCGACCACGAGCCGCTGGGCCCGGCCCAGTTCACCGGCATGGCCCTGATCGCGGCCGGCCTCCTGCTCGGCCGCCCGCGCGCCGCCCCTGGAGTCTCCACAACGGCCGGAACGGCCGGAACGGCAGCCGGAGCAACGGAAGGAGCCCGCGATGGGAACCGGCTTCCAGGTCAGCGCCGACCGGGAGCGCGCTGA
- a CDS encoding penicillin acylase family protein — translation MPAAPVPRRLRSATLAVLASAALLLGALTAQPAAGAAAGPVPAAGDPCLGQCQDILTAGENGHATLAGILLHQSVGTRPAHSADQVDAYDALLHDYSGLTPDQLSAYFDDASFGVPAGQVESTATPRPGVTITRDKATGTPHVKGVTRSDTEFGAGYAAGQDRLWLIDVLRHVGRGQLSSFAGGAAGNRALEQSLWAVAPYTEADLQQQLDRVRASGPRGAQAWQDVQDYVAGLNAFAAADVAANNYPGEYVLTGHGSTIAPFTATDVAAISSVIGAIFGGGGGGEVGNALARIALRQQYGAEAGDRAYAAWRAGDDPEATATVHDGTSFPYAASPANPVGTALPDPGSVAAVPHTANGTGTGAAVASTAQSAEGVLPADLITAKKGMSNALLVSGAHTASGHPIAVYGPQTGYYAPQILMVQELDGPGLRSRGASFPGLSFYVEIGRGLDYSWSATSANQDITDTFAVDLCEPGGGTPSTSSTGYLLDGACTPFERLTQHNAWQPSTADSTAAGSYDLVALRSAYGLVTHTGTVGGRPVAYTALRSTYRHEVDSVIGFQQFNDPAAITSAAAFQRAAQDIGYTFNWFYADADHTAYYNSGTEPLRAPGTDPDLPILARSGYTWQGWDRAANTSAVEPPARHAQSTDQDYYVSWNNKQAPGFTSAWGNGAVHRADLLDTRVKALAQRGGVTRTDLVQAMEDAANVDLRAERVLPELLAVLDSAPVADPAAAAAIAKLRAWAAGGSHRREASKGAGAYTDAEAIRILDAWWPLLVEGEFRPGLGDAAWGALTAVAPINETPSGGQLGATSGGDDIAAGQAHKGSAFQHGWWSYVDKDLRTVLGRPVTGPLDRAYCGGGAPAACRQLLLTTLGQAVATPATTTYPADKYCAAGDQLCADSIVHRAMGGITVPRIAWQNRPTYQQVVEFPARRTDDLTNLARGATATASDYQDAVVVAYPPKQAVDGDPGTRWASKTVATAWLNVDLGSVRKVGRVVLDWSDQYATAYRIDLSTDGTTWRTAYSTTTDRGGLENRAFPPTDARHVRIVLLARGTDNRYSLDEVGVYAK, via the coding sequence GTGCCCGCTGCCCCCGTCCCCCGCCGACTGCGCTCGGCGACCCTCGCCGTGCTCGCCTCCGCCGCGCTGCTGCTCGGCGCGCTCACCGCCCAGCCCGCCGCCGGCGCCGCCGCCGGGCCCGTCCCGGCCGCCGGGGATCCGTGCCTGGGGCAGTGCCAGGACATCCTGACGGCGGGCGAGAACGGCCACGCCACGCTGGCCGGGATCCTGCTGCACCAGAGCGTCGGGACCCGCCCGGCGCACTCCGCGGACCAGGTCGACGCGTACGACGCGCTGCTGCACGACTACAGCGGCCTGACGCCGGACCAGCTGTCGGCGTACTTCGACGACGCCTCGTTCGGGGTGCCCGCCGGGCAGGTGGAGAGCACCGCCACGCCGCGTCCGGGCGTGACCATCACCCGGGACAAGGCGACCGGCACGCCGCACGTCAAGGGCGTCACCCGGTCCGACACCGAGTTCGGCGCCGGGTACGCGGCCGGGCAGGACCGGCTCTGGCTGATCGACGTGCTGCGGCACGTCGGCCGCGGGCAGCTGTCCTCGTTCGCGGGCGGCGCGGCGGGCAACCGGGCGCTGGAGCAGAGCCTGTGGGCGGTCGCCCCGTACACCGAGGCCGACCTGCAGCAGCAGCTCGACCGGGTGCGGGCGTCCGGCCCGCGCGGGGCGCAGGCGTGGCAGGACGTGCAGGACTACGTGGCGGGCCTGAACGCGTTCGCGGCGGCCGACGTCGCGGCCAACAACTACCCGGGCGAGTACGTGCTGACCGGGCACGGTTCGACCATCGCCCCGTTCACGGCGACCGACGTGGCGGCGATCTCCTCGGTGATCGGGGCGATCTTCGGCGGCGGTGGCGGCGGCGAGGTCGGCAACGCGCTGGCCCGGATCGCGCTGCGCCAGCAGTACGGCGCCGAGGCGGGCGACCGGGCGTACGCGGCCTGGCGCGCCGGGGACGACCCGGAGGCGACGGCCACCGTGCACGACGGCACCTCCTTCCCGTACGCGGCCTCGCCCGCGAACCCGGTGGGCACCGCGCTGCCGGACCCGGGCTCGGTCGCCGCCGTCCCGCACACCGCCAACGGCACCGGCACCGGCGCGGCGGTCGCGAGCACCGCCCAGTCCGCCGAAGGCGTGCTGCCCGCCGACCTGATCACCGCGAAGAAGGGCATGTCGAACGCCCTGCTGGTGTCCGGCGCGCACACCGCCTCCGGGCACCCGATCGCCGTGTACGGCCCGCAGACCGGCTACTACGCGCCGCAGATCCTGATGGTGCAGGAGCTGGACGGCCCGGGCCTGCGCAGCCGGGGCGCGTCCTTCCCCGGGCTGAGCTTCTACGTGGAGATCGGCCGCGGCCTGGACTACTCGTGGAGCGCGACCTCCGCCAACCAGGACATCACCGACACCTTCGCGGTCGACCTGTGCGAGCCCGGCGGCGGCACCCCGAGCACCTCCTCGACCGGCTACCTGCTGGACGGCGCCTGCACCCCGTTCGAGCGGCTGACCCAGCACAACGCCTGGCAGCCGAGCACCGCCGACTCGACCGCGGCGGGCTCGTACGACCTGGTGGCGCTGCGCTCGGCGTACGGCCTGGTCACCCACACCGGGACGGTCGGCGGGCGGCCGGTGGCGTACACCGCGCTGCGCTCGACCTACCGGCACGAGGTGGACTCGGTGATCGGCTTCCAGCAGTTCAACGACCCGGCGGCGATCACCTCGGCGGCGGCCTTCCAGCGCGCCGCGCAGGACATCGGCTACACCTTCAACTGGTTCTACGCGGACGCCGACCACACCGCGTACTACAACTCCGGCACCGAGCCGCTGCGCGCCCCCGGCACCGACCCCGACCTGCCGATCCTGGCCCGGTCCGGCTACACCTGGCAGGGCTGGGACCGGGCCGCGAACACCTCGGCGGTCGAACCGCCGGCCCGGCACGCGCAGTCCACCGACCAGGACTACTACGTCAGTTGGAACAACAAGCAGGCACCGGGCTTCACCTCCGCCTGGGGCAACGGCGCCGTGCACCGGGCCGACCTGCTGGACACCCGGGTGAAGGCGCTCGCCCAGCGCGGCGGCGTCACCCGGACCGACCTGGTCCAGGCGATGGAGGACGCCGCCAACGTCGACCTGCGGGCCGAACGGGTGCTGCCCGAGCTGCTCGCGGTGCTCGACTCCGCGCCGGTCGCCGACCCGGCCGCGGCCGCCGCGATCGCCAAGCTGCGGGCCTGGGCGGCGGGCGGCTCGCACCGGCGCGAGGCGAGCAAGGGCGCGGGCGCGTACACCGACGCGGAGGCGATCCGGATCCTGGACGCCTGGTGGCCGCTGCTGGTCGAGGGCGAGTTCCGGCCCGGCCTGGGCGACGCAGCGTGGGGCGCGCTGACCGCCGTCGCGCCGATCAACGAGACGCCCTCCGGCGGGCAGTTGGGCGCGACGTCCGGCGGCGACGACATCGCGGCCGGCCAGGCGCACAAGGGCTCGGCGTTCCAGCACGGCTGGTGGTCGTACGTCGACAAGGACCTGCGGACGGTGCTCGGCCGGCCCGTCACCGGCCCGCTGGACCGCGCCTACTGCGGCGGCGGCGCCCCGGCCGCCTGCCGGCAGCTGCTGCTGACCACCCTCGGCCAGGCCGTGGCCACCCCCGCCACCACCACCTACCCGGCGGACAAGTACTGCGCGGCGGGCGACCAGCTGTGCGCCGACTCGATCGTGCACCGGGCGATGGGCGGCATCACCGTGCCGCGGATCGCCTGGCAGAACCGGCCCACCTACCAGCAGGTGGTGGAGTTCCCGGCCCGCCGCACCGACGACCTGACCAACCTGGCCCGGGGCGCCACCGCCACCGCCTCCGACTACCAGGACGCCGTGGTGGTCGCCTACCCGCCCAAGCAGGCCGTCGACGGCGACCCGGGCACCCGCTGGGCGTCCAAGACGGTGGCCACCGCCTGGCTGAACGTCGACCTCGGCAGCGTCCGCAAGGTCGGCCGGGTCGTCCTCGACTGGTCCGACCAGTACGCCACCGCCTACCGGATCGACCTCTCCACCGACGGCACCACCTGGCGCACCGCCTACTCCACCACCACCGACCGGGGCGGCCTGGAGAACCGCGCCTTCCCGCCCACCGACGCCCGGCACGTCCGGATCGTGCTGCTCGCCCGGGGCACCGACAACCGCTACTCGCTCGACGAGGTCGGCGTCTACGCCAAGTGA